One window from the genome of Moritella sp. F3 encodes:
- the rpoE gene encoding RNA polymerase sigma factor RpoE, with protein MSAKETDLQLVERVQGGDKAAFNLLVTKYQQKVANLISRYVSASGDVADVTQEVFIKAYRALPNFRGDSAFYTWLYRIASNTAKNYLIAQSRRPPANDIDAADAEFYDGNDGMRESSTPERVILAEEMKAVIFSVIDGLPDELRTAITLREMEGMSYDDISIVMSCPVGTVRSRIFRAREAIEVKLKPLLQQ; from the coding sequence ATGAGTGCAAAAGAAACGGACTTGCAATTAGTTGAGCGAGTCCAAGGCGGTGACAAAGCCGCATTTAATTTATTGGTGACTAAATACCAACAAAAAGTGGCGAACCTGATCTCACGTTATGTATCAGCCAGCGGTGACGTTGCCGATGTGACTCAGGAAGTATTTATTAAAGCCTATCGTGCATTGCCTAATTTTAGGGGCGATAGTGCGTTTTATACTTGGTTATATCGTATTGCCAGTAACACCGCGAAAAATTATTTAATTGCACAAAGTAGACGACCACCTGCAAATGATATTGATGCAGCAGATGCGGAATTCTATGATGGCAATGACGGTATGCGTGAATCATCAACGCCTGAACGCGTTATTTTAGCAGAAGAAATGAAAGCAGTTATTTTTTCAGTTATTGACGGACTGCCAGATGAATTACGTACCGCGATAACATTACGTGAAATGGAAGGCATGAGTTATGACGATATTAGTATTGTCATGAGCTGCCCAGTGGGTACTGTTCGCTCACGTATTTTTAGAGCACGTGAAGCGATTGAAGTGAAATTGAAACCCTTACTTCAACAGTAA
- the nadB gene encoding L-aspartate oxidase: MRTNAEYQSDVLIIGSGAAGLSLALKLADHAKVTVLSKSGLTEGSTLYAQGGIAAVFDEADSIEGHVADTLIAGAGLCDEDTVSFTASSAATSLNWLIDKGAPFDQVADDNGEQQYHLTKEGGHSHRRILHAADATGKAVQTTLIDNVSQHPNITLMERFNAVDLISTKQLNQATNRIVGAYVWNREAEKVEVIKARFVILATGGASKVYQYTSNPDVSSGDGIAMAWRAGCRVANMEFNQFHPTCLFHPDAKNFLLTEALRGEGAYLRHADGTRFMPNFDERAELAPRDIVARAIDFEMKRLGSDCVYLDISHKPAEFIISHFPTIYERCLKLGIDITTDPIPAVPAAHYTCGGVMTDLTGQTDMRGLYAIGEVAYTGLHGANRLASNSLLECIVFAHAAADDVLSKLHKTRKDYRIPAWDESKVTNSDEEVIIQHNWHELRLFMWDYVGIVRTTKRLERALRRVNLLQQEIDEYYSNFRVSNNLLELRNLVTVADLIIRSALDRKESRGLHYTLDYPEQFDEPQPTILQPKV; this comes from the coding sequence ATGAGAACAAATGCGGAATACCAAAGCGATGTACTGATTATCGGCAGTGGTGCCGCAGGACTCTCACTGGCATTGAAACTCGCCGACCACGCAAAAGTGACGGTGTTAAGTAAAAGCGGCTTAACCGAAGGCTCGACGCTTTACGCACAAGGTGGGATTGCGGCGGTATTTGATGAAGCCGACAGTATTGAAGGGCATGTCGCCGATACGCTGATTGCTGGCGCCGGCTTATGCGATGAAGATACCGTTAGCTTTACTGCCAGCAGCGCCGCCACCAGCTTAAACTGGTTAATTGATAAAGGCGCGCCGTTTGACCAAGTTGCTGACGACAATGGCGAGCAGCAATATCACTTAACAAAAGAAGGTGGTCACAGCCATCGCCGTATTCTGCATGCTGCAGATGCCACAGGTAAAGCAGTACAAACCACTTTAATCGATAATGTCTCGCAACACCCAAACATCACCTTGATGGAACGCTTTAACGCGGTAGACCTGATTTCAACGAAGCAGCTTAATCAAGCAACTAACCGTATTGTCGGTGCTTATGTGTGGAATCGCGAAGCTGAAAAAGTAGAAGTGATTAAAGCCCGCTTCGTTATACTCGCCACTGGTGGCGCTAGTAAGGTGTATCAATACACCAGTAATCCCGATGTCTCTAGCGGTGATGGTATTGCTATGGCATGGCGCGCAGGCTGTCGTGTGGCTAATATGGAATTCAATCAATTCCACCCAACCTGTTTATTCCATCCCGATGCGAAAAACTTCTTATTAACGGAAGCCCTACGTGGTGAAGGCGCCTATTTGCGTCACGCTGACGGCACGCGCTTTATGCCAAACTTTGATGAACGCGCTGAATTAGCACCACGTGATATTGTCGCCCGAGCCATCGATTTTGAAATGAAGCGTCTCGGCAGTGATTGTGTCTATTTAGATATTAGCCACAAACCCGCTGAATTTATTATTAGTCATTTCCCAACTATCTATGAACGTTGCTTAAAGTTAGGCATCGATATCACTACTGATCCAATCCCAGCGGTACCTGCTGCCCATTATACCTGTGGTGGCGTAATGACTGATTTAACAGGTCAAACTGATATGCGTGGCTTATACGCGATTGGTGAAGTGGCTTATACTGGCCTGCATGGCGCAAATCGCTTAGCCAGTAATTCATTATTGGAATGCATTGTATTTGCCCATGCTGCGGCAGACGACGTGTTATCAAAATTACATAAAACCCGTAAAGATTACCGCATTCCAGCATGGGATGAGAGTAAAGTAACCAACTCTGATGAAGAAGTGATTATTCAGCATAATTGGCATGAACTGCGCTTATTCATGTGGGATTACGTCGGTATTGTACGCACGACTAAACGTCTAGAGCGCGCCCTACGCCGAGTGAATCTGTTACAACAAGAAATTGATGAGTACTACAGCAACTTCCGCGTCAGTAACAACTTATTAGAATTAAGAAACTTGGTTACAGTGGCAGACCTGATCATTCGCAGTGCTTTAGATCGTAAAGAAAGTCGTGGCTTGCACTATACGTTGGATTACCCAGAGCAGTTCGACGAACCACAACCGACTATCTTACAGCCTAAGGTTTAG